A single Cnuibacter physcomitrellae DNA region contains:
- a CDS encoding winged helix-turn-helix transcriptional regulator, protein MTQDTATNPLDPVILGHCAAEERTFTREMLTRVGDRWTLVVVAQLRDGPARFTELLTRIEGISHRMLTQTLRCLQRDGMLTRTAYAEVPPRVEYALTPLGRTLLEPLAALIQWSNTHREEVAAHRDDFDR, encoded by the coding sequence ATGACGCAGGACACCGCGACGAACCCGCTCGACCCCGTCATCCTCGGGCACTGCGCCGCCGAGGAGCGCACGTTCACGCGCGAGATGCTGACCCGGGTCGGCGACCGCTGGACGCTCGTGGTCGTGGCGCAGCTGCGCGACGGACCGGCGCGCTTCACCGAGCTCCTCACTCGCATCGAGGGCATCTCCCACCGGATGCTCACCCAGACCCTCCGATGCCTCCAGCGCGACGGGATGCTCACCCGCACTGCGTACGCGGAGGTCCCACCGCGCGTCGAGTACGCGCTGACCCCGCTCGGCCGCACGCTCCTCGAGCCGCTCGCCGCCCTGATCCAGTGGTCGAACACGCACCGCGAGGAGGTCGCTGCACACCGGGACGACTTCGACCGCTGA
- a CDS encoding HAD family hydrolase, translating to MAADPAPSPWLVALDIDGTLLHEDGTLSDIVGAEVRRVDALGNQVMLATGRSVDTTLPVLDRLGIAPEYVVCSNGAITLKRDTSAPLGYRREHVETFDPGPVLNRIRTHLAEALFAVEDAEGNFFCTEAFPDSVLGRSYHVVPFSELAAVVATRVVVISPGHDMEDFLDVVERMGLHKVSYSIGWTAWLDIAPDGVNKATGLERVRSWLDIPRTRVCVIGDGRNDIEMFQWAAAGGGRAVVMAQAPEDVLAVGTETTASIDDDGVAAALSAL from the coding sequence GTGGCCGCCGATCCTGCTCCCTCGCCCTGGCTGGTCGCGCTCGACATCGACGGCACGCTGCTGCACGAGGACGGCACGCTGTCCGACATCGTCGGCGCCGAGGTCAGGCGGGTGGATGCGCTGGGGAACCAGGTCATGCTCGCCACCGGCCGCTCGGTCGACACCACGCTCCCCGTGCTCGACCGGCTCGGCATCGCCCCCGAGTACGTGGTGTGCTCGAACGGCGCGATCACGCTGAAGCGCGACACGTCGGCCCCGCTCGGGTACCGGCGCGAGCACGTCGAGACGTTCGATCCGGGTCCGGTGCTGAACCGCATCCGCACCCACCTCGCCGAGGCGCTGTTCGCGGTCGAGGATGCGGAGGGGAACTTCTTCTGCACCGAGGCCTTCCCCGACAGCGTGCTCGGGCGCTCGTACCACGTGGTGCCGTTCTCGGAGCTCGCCGCGGTCGTCGCGACGCGCGTCGTGGTGATCTCGCCCGGGCACGACATGGAGGACTTCCTCGACGTCGTCGAGCGGATGGGCCTGCACAAGGTGTCGTACTCCATCGGATGGACGGCCTGGCTCGACATCGCCCCCGACGGCGTCAACAAGGCGACCGGGCTCGAGCGGGTGCGGTCGTGGCTCGACATCCCGCGCACGCGGGTCTGCGTGATCGGCGACGGCCGCAACGACATCGAGATGTTCCAGTGGGCCGCCGCCGGAGGCGGGCGTGCCGTGGTGATGGCGCAGGCGCCCGAGGACGTGCTCGCCGTGGGCACCGAGACCACCGCGTCGATCGACGACGACGGCGTCGCCGCCGCCCTCTCCGCGCTCTGA
- a CDS encoding FadR/GntR family transcriptional regulator yields MAVTDEAILTIKQMILSGELRPGDRLPPEKELSERLRLSRNSMREAVKALEAMKILDVRRGDGTYVTSLEPELLNEAMSFILEAQQDHEAILEIFAVRRILEPAASALAATRLEESDLEALRRSVDSITADSDVEEVVSHDLAFHAAIAAGSGNRYLASLLDSLSGRTVRARLWRGLTEEHATERTLREHGAIVDALAARDAALAEALTVSHIAGIEGWLRRWSEPESSD; encoded by the coding sequence GTGGCCGTGACGGACGAGGCGATCCTCACCATCAAGCAGATGATCCTGTCCGGTGAGCTGCGCCCGGGCGACCGGCTGCCGCCGGAGAAGGAGCTCAGCGAGCGCCTCCGTCTCTCCCGCAACTCGATGCGCGAGGCGGTCAAGGCGCTCGAGGCGATGAAGATCCTCGACGTCCGGCGCGGGGACGGCACCTACGTCACCAGTCTCGAACCCGAGCTCCTCAACGAGGCGATGAGCTTCATCCTCGAGGCTCAGCAGGATCACGAGGCGATCCTCGAGATCTTCGCCGTGCGGCGCATCCTGGAGCCGGCCGCGTCGGCGCTGGCGGCGACCCGGCTCGAGGAGTCCGATCTCGAGGCCCTCCGGCGATCGGTCGACTCGATCACCGCCGACTCGGACGTCGAGGAGGTCGTCTCCCACGACCTCGCCTTCCACGCCGCGATCGCCGCGGGATCGGGCAACCGGTACCTGGCGAGCCTGCTCGACTCCCTCTCGGGACGCACCGTGCGGGCGCGGCTCTGGCGCGGGCTCACCGAGGAGCACGCCACCGAGCGGACGCTCCGCGAGCACGGCGCGATCGTCGACGCCCTGGCCGCCCGCGACGCGGCGCTGGCGGAGGCGCTCACGGTGTCCCACATCGCCGGGATCGAGGGATGGCTGCGCCGATGGTCCGAGCCGGAGAGCTCGGACTAG
- a CDS encoding NADPH-dependent FMN reductase: MTRIAIILGSTRPGRNGEAVARWVLENAQARGTAEYELVDLADYPLPHLDEAVPASRGQYAGEHTKNWAATIARFDGYVFVTPEYNHSTSGVLKNAIDYLYAEWNNKAGAVVSYGGVGGARAAEHLRLIMGELQIADVRGQVALSLINDFRDFSVFEPLPFQAAQLATMLDQLESWSGALRTVREPAEVAGA, from the coding sequence ATGACCAGGATCGCCATCATCCTCGGCAGCACCCGACCCGGCCGGAACGGCGAGGCCGTCGCCCGCTGGGTGCTCGAGAACGCCCAGGCGCGAGGCACCGCCGAGTACGAGCTAGTCGATCTCGCCGACTACCCCCTGCCGCACCTCGACGAGGCCGTGCCCGCCTCCCGCGGACAGTACGCCGGCGAGCACACCAAGAACTGGGCGGCGACGATCGCCCGCTTCGACGGGTACGTCTTCGTCACGCCCGAGTACAACCACAGCACCTCGGGTGTGCTGAAGAACGCGATCGACTACCTCTACGCCGAGTGGAACAACAAGGCCGGGGCCGTGGTGAGCTACGGAGGAGTGGGCGGGGCCCGCGCGGCCGAGCACCTGCGCCTCATCATGGGCGAGCTGCAGATCGCCGACGTGCGCGGTCAGGTCGCGCTGTCGCTGATCAACGACTTCCGCGACTTCTCCGTGTTCGAGCCGCTGCCCTTCCAGGCGGCGCAGCTCGCCACGATGCTCGACCAGCTCGAGTCGTGGTCCGGCGCCCTCCGCACGGTCCGCGAGCCCGCCGAGGTCGCCGGCGCCTGA
- the serS gene encoding serine--tRNA ligase → MIDPVLLRENPDVVKRSQAARGSSTELVDTALAADGERRAAISEYESLRAEQNAFGKTVAAAPKEEKQALVAQAQQLAASVKAAQQRATDAEAAFTASARRIQNIVVDGVPEGGEDDFVTLREVGTKPTFDFTPRDHVELGEMLGAFDLQRGAKVSGARFYYLTGIGARLELALMNLALDRAIEGGFVPMITPTLVRPETMEGTGFLNEHADEIYYLPADELYLTGTSEVALAGFHRDEILDLSDGPLRYAGWSTCYRREAGSHGKDTRGILRVHQFNKLEMFSYVLPEQAEAEHERLLSFEEGMLGDLGLPYRVIDVASGDLGSSAARKFDTEAWVPTQETYRELTSTSNCTTYQARRLDIRYRTESGKTAPVATLNGTLATTRWIVALLENHQRPDGSVVVPPVLRPYLGGLEVIEPKRAAS, encoded by the coding sequence GTGATCGATCCCGTCCTGCTGCGCGAGAACCCCGATGTCGTCAAGCGGTCTCAGGCGGCCCGCGGCTCCAGTACCGAGCTGGTCGACACGGCCCTGGCCGCCGATGGCGAGCGTCGTGCCGCCATCTCGGAGTACGAGTCGCTGCGCGCCGAGCAGAACGCGTTCGGCAAGACCGTCGCCGCCGCTCCCAAGGAGGAGAAGCAGGCGCTCGTCGCCCAGGCGCAGCAGCTGGCCGCGAGCGTGAAGGCCGCGCAGCAGAGGGCGACGGATGCGGAGGCCGCGTTCACCGCATCCGCCCGCCGCATCCAGAACATCGTCGTCGACGGCGTGCCCGAGGGCGGGGAGGACGACTTCGTCACCCTCCGCGAGGTGGGGACGAAGCCCACGTTCGACTTCACGCCGCGCGACCACGTCGAGCTGGGCGAGATGCTCGGCGCGTTCGACCTGCAGCGCGGGGCGAAGGTGTCGGGGGCGCGCTTCTACTACCTCACGGGCATCGGGGCGCGGCTCGAGCTGGCGCTGATGAACCTCGCGCTCGACCGCGCGATCGAGGGCGGCTTCGTGCCGATGATCACGCCGACGCTGGTCCGCCCCGAGACGATGGAGGGCACCGGCTTCCTCAACGAGCACGCCGACGAGATCTACTACCTGCCCGCCGACGAGCTCTACCTCACGGGCACGAGCGAGGTGGCCCTGGCCGGGTTCCACCGCGACGAGATCCTCGACCTGTCGGACGGGCCGCTGCGCTACGCCGGCTGGTCGACGTGCTATCGCCGCGAAGCGGGGTCGCACGGCAAGGACACCCGCGGCATCCTCCGGGTGCACCAGTTCAACAAGCTCGAGATGTTCTCGTACGTGCTGCCGGAGCAGGCGGAGGCCGAGCACGAGCGCCTCCTCTCCTTCGAGGAGGGGATGCTGGGCGACCTGGGCCTGCCCTACCGCGTGATCGACGTGGCCTCGGGCGACCTCGGGTCGAGCGCGGCCCGCAAGTTCGACACCGAGGCGTGGGTGCCCACGCAGGAGACGTACCGGGAGCTCACCTCCACGTCGAACTGCACCACGTACCAGGCGCGGCGTCTCGACATCCGCTACCGCACCGAGTCGGGCAAGACCGCCCCGGTCGCCACCCTCAACGGCACCCTCGCCACCACCCGCTGGATCGTCGCGCTGCTCGAGAACCACCAGCGGCCCGACGGCAGCGTCGTCGTGCCGCCGGTGCTGCGCCCCTACCTCGGCGGGCTCGAGGTCATCGAGCCGAAGCGGGCGGCGTCCTAG
- a CDS encoding LysR family transcriptional regulator substrate-binding protein: MTFRVAFVPGVTPTKWVRIWRERMSEPIETASVRVDDQRAVVLAGEADVCFARLPLDRDGLHAIPLWEEPAVVVAPREHVIEAVDEVALADLVDEDVRPVASGEEEGAIELVAHGGGLVIVPQPVARLYGRRDVVVRPVTDAEPTRIALVWPVDLTDEQRERVDAFVGIVRGRTSASSRGGEPAASSPERGSARSGGRGSAKSGGSGSASASPRSSSASGGSKGLSGGGQGGRQARPSRGGPSRPRRGRR, translated from the coding sequence GTGACGTTCCGGGTCGCCTTCGTGCCCGGCGTGACGCCGACGAAGTGGGTGCGGATCTGGCGGGAGCGGATGTCGGAGCCGATCGAGACCGCGTCCGTCAGGGTCGACGACCAGCGCGCGGTCGTGCTCGCCGGCGAGGCGGACGTCTGCTTCGCCCGCCTTCCGCTCGACCGCGACGGGCTGCACGCCATCCCGCTCTGGGAGGAGCCCGCCGTGGTGGTCGCGCCGCGCGAGCACGTGATCGAGGCGGTCGACGAGGTCGCGCTCGCCGACCTCGTCGACGAGGACGTGCGGCCCGTGGCGTCGGGCGAGGAGGAGGGCGCGATCGAGCTCGTCGCCCACGGCGGCGGCCTCGTGATCGTGCCGCAGCCCGTCGCCCGCCTCTACGGACGACGCGACGTCGTGGTGCGCCCCGTCACGGACGCGGAGCCCACCAGGATCGCGCTCGTCTGGCCGGTCGACCTCACGGACGAGCAGCGCGAGCGCGTCGACGCCTTCGTCGGGATCGTCCGCGGCCGCACCTCGGCGTCGTCCCGCGGCGGCGAGCCGGCGGCCTCGTCCCCCGAGCGCGGCTCCGCGAGGTCCGGCGGGCGGGGCTCGGCGAAGTCCGGCGGAAGCGGCTCGGCGTCCGCCTCCCCGCGATCCTCGAGCGCGTCCGGCGGCTCGAAAGGGCTGTCCGGCGGCGGGCAGGGCGGACGCCAGGCCCGTCCTTCGCGCGGCGGGCCGTCCCGGCCGCGCCGCGGTCGTCGGTGA
- a CDS encoding family 1 encapsulin nanocompartment shell protein, giving the protein MNHLFRELAPITPDTWAMLDDEARTRLSPMLGARKLVDFDGPHGWEHSSTSLGRVGGVVDSPATAVIARSRVVLPLAEVRAEFTLSRSELDAAARGAIDVDLTALDEAAARLATVENSAVFNGWEAAGFGGIIPAIPTATLVREDDPTRFAQQVAAATEQLKRSGIGGPYGIALDSDAWVNVEGGSDSGGTPLIEHLRRILDGPVEWVPGIDGAVVVSLRGGDFVLDVGEDVSLGYAHHTADAVTLYLEETFSFRVATPEAAVAFV; this is encoded by the coding sequence ATGAACCACCTCTTCCGCGAGCTCGCGCCCATCACGCCCGACACCTGGGCGATGCTCGACGACGAGGCCCGCACCCGCCTGTCCCCCATGCTCGGCGCCCGCAAGCTGGTCGACTTCGACGGCCCGCACGGCTGGGAGCACTCCTCGACCTCGCTCGGACGCGTCGGCGGCGTGGTCGACTCCCCCGCGACGGCCGTGATCGCGCGCAGCCGCGTGGTCCTCCCGCTGGCGGAGGTGCGCGCGGAGTTCACGCTCTCGCGGTCCGAGCTCGATGCCGCCGCCCGCGGCGCGATCGACGTCGACCTCACCGCGCTCGACGAGGCCGCCGCCCGACTCGCCACCGTCGAGAACTCCGCCGTCTTCAACGGCTGGGAGGCGGCCGGGTTCGGCGGCATCATCCCCGCGATCCCCACCGCGACGCTCGTGCGCGAGGACGACCCCACCCGCTTCGCCCAGCAGGTCGCCGCGGCGACCGAACAGCTGAAACGCTCCGGCATCGGCGGCCCCTACGGGATCGCGCTCGACTCCGACGCCTGGGTCAACGTGGAGGGCGGCAGCGACTCGGGCGGCACTCCGCTCATCGAGCACCTGCGCCGCATCCTCGACGGACCGGTGGAATGGGTCCCCGGCATCGACGGCGCAGTCGTGGTGAGCCTCCGCGGCGGCGACTTCGTGCTCGACGTGGGCGAGGACGTCTCCCTCGGCTACGCGCACCACACCGCGGATGCGGTCACCCTGTACCTCGAGGAGACGTTCTCCTTCCGCGTCGCCACCCCCGAGGCCGCCGTCGCCTTCGTGTGA
- a CDS encoding diacylglycerol/lipid kinase family protein, with the protein MDLVMGEGGAPHDEAPEPLPRAAVVVNPVKIDAKRLRTVVAAAERAAGWGETLWYETTLEDAGHEVARRAVADGAAVVMAAGGDGTVRAVAEGLRGTGVPIGLLPVGTGNLLARNLGMTLTNLEQAVTTVFTGDDHRIDLGMIDITREDRSHEQNVFLVMAGLGIDAKMIANTRSSLKKRLGWLAYVDGGIRALPSVKPVKVKAQLDGSAWRSFSAHTVIVGNCGSLPGGILLIPDARPDDGILDIVAFRPEGWFGWLKVWNKLTFENGVLRKSAVGRRIIDLTHDVRSVTYRRGHDMAVRLDEPEEIQLDGDDFGLAVALHIWIDPGALAVRVPASPTASAQAEPAAVAASTASTASAALAASEAVAADGVPSSAPEPA; encoded by the coding sequence GTGGACCTGGTCATGGGCGAGGGGGGCGCGCCTCACGACGAGGCGCCCGAGCCCCTCCCGCGCGCCGCCGTGGTCGTGAACCCCGTGAAGATCGACGCGAAGCGCCTGCGCACCGTGGTCGCGGCCGCGGAGCGGGCCGCGGGCTGGGGCGAGACGCTCTGGTACGAGACCACGCTCGAGGACGCCGGCCACGAGGTCGCCCGCCGTGCGGTCGCCGACGGCGCGGCGGTGGTGATGGCCGCGGGCGGCGACGGGACGGTACGCGCCGTCGCGGAGGGGCTCCGAGGCACCGGCGTGCCGATCGGCCTGCTCCCCGTCGGCACGGGCAACCTCCTCGCGCGGAACCTCGGGATGACGCTCACGAACCTCGAGCAGGCGGTCACCACGGTCTTCACGGGCGACGACCATCGCATCGACCTCGGCATGATCGACATCACCCGCGAGGACCGGTCGCACGAGCAGAACGTGTTCCTGGTCATGGCAGGGCTCGGCATCGACGCGAAGATGATCGCCAACACCCGCAGCTCTCTGAAGAAGCGGCTGGGCTGGCTCGCCTACGTCGACGGCGGCATCCGCGCCCTGCCCAGCGTGAAGCCGGTGAAGGTGAAGGCGCAGCTGGACGGGTCGGCGTGGCGGTCGTTCAGCGCCCACACCGTGATCGTCGGCAACTGCGGCTCGCTCCCGGGCGGCATCCTCCTCATCCCCGACGCCAGGCCCGACGACGGCATCCTCGACATCGTCGCCTTCCGGCCCGAGGGCTGGTTCGGCTGGCTGAAGGTCTGGAACAAGCTCACCTTCGAGAACGGCGTCCTCCGCAAGTCGGCCGTGGGCCGCCGGATCATCGACCTCACCCACGACGTGCGGTCGGTGACCTACCGTCGCGGTCACGACATGGCCGTCCGGCTCGACGAGCCCGAGGAGATCCAGCTCGACGGCGACGACTTCGGCCTCGCCGTGGCGCTGCACATCTGGATCGACCCCGGGGCGCTCGCCGTGCGCGTGCCGGCGTCCCCGACGGCGTCCGCTCAGGCGGAGCCCGCGGCCGTCGCGGCATCCACGGCATCCACGGCGTCCGCGGCCCTCGCGGCGTCCGAGGCGGTCGCGGCGGACGGCGTTCCCTCCTCGGCACCGGAGCCGGCGTGA
- a CDS encoding alpha/beta fold hydrolase, protein MVELLWEGPEDGPVLVLAHGAGAPMDSDWMDRVCALLAEPARGVRTARFEFAYMAARREGSRKPPPRADTLLAEYRAVVDQVTDAVGGPVAIGGKSMGGRVASMVADDLHRAGLVSALVCLGYPFHPPGKPERLRTDHLAHLETPTLICQGTRDPFGTVDEVPGYDLSPSIRVQWIDDGEHELKPRPRVSGRSHAENLAEAADAVASFLRA, encoded by the coding sequence GTGGTGGAGCTGCTGTGGGAGGGGCCCGAGGACGGCCCCGTGCTCGTGCTCGCCCACGGGGCCGGCGCCCCGATGGACTCCGACTGGATGGACCGCGTCTGCGCGCTGCTGGCCGAGCCCGCCCGCGGAGTGCGTACTGCGCGCTTCGAGTTCGCGTACATGGCCGCGCGGCGGGAAGGGAGCCGCAAGCCCCCGCCCCGCGCCGACACCCTCCTCGCCGAGTACCGCGCCGTGGTCGACCAGGTGACGGATGCGGTGGGCGGCCCGGTCGCGATCGGCGGCAAGTCGATGGGCGGCCGGGTGGCCAGCATGGTCGCCGACGACCTCCACCGCGCGGGTCTCGTCTCAGCCCTGGTGTGCCTCGGGTACCCGTTCCACCCTCCCGGGAAGCCGGAGAGGCTGCGCACCGACCACCTCGCGCACCTCGAGACGCCGACCCTGATCTGCCAGGGCACGCGCGACCCGTTCGGCACGGTCGACGAGGTGCCGGGCTACGACCTCTCGCCGAGCATCCGGGTGCAGTGGATCGACGACGGCGAGCACGAACTCAAGCCCCGCCCGCGCGTCAGCGGCCGCTCCCACGCCGAGAACCTCGCCGAGGCGGCTGACGCCGTCGCCTCCTTCCTCCGCGCCTGA
- a CDS encoding SDR family NAD(P)-dependent oxidoreductase, with product MADLDGKTALVTGGTSGIGLAVVRRFVTEGAHVVVTGRSAGKLDDVKRELGDRVTTVQGDVSSLDDLDRVYAAVAERGTGLDVVFANAGGGEFAALEEITWEHFTTTFESNVGGTVFTVQKALPHLNPGAAVVLTSSNIDVKGSASFSVYAASKAAIRSFARSWAAELVDRGIRVNAVAPGPIATPGLSGLAAEPEQAEALLGGLASGVPMRRLGTPEEIADAVLYLASPRSSYVTGAELYVDGGASQI from the coding sequence ATGGCAGACCTCGACGGCAAGACGGCGCTCGTGACGGGCGGCACCTCGGGCATCGGACTGGCGGTGGTGCGGCGCTTCGTCACGGAGGGTGCGCACGTCGTGGTGACAGGACGCAGCGCCGGGAAGCTCGACGACGTGAAGCGGGAGCTCGGCGACCGCGTGACCACCGTGCAGGGCGACGTCTCGAGCCTGGACGACCTCGACCGGGTCTACGCCGCCGTCGCCGAGCGCGGCACCGGACTGGACGTCGTGTTCGCGAACGCGGGCGGAGGCGAGTTCGCCGCGCTCGAGGAGATCACGTGGGAGCACTTCACCACGACGTTCGAGTCGAACGTCGGCGGGACGGTGTTCACCGTCCAGAAGGCGCTCCCTCACCTCAACCCGGGTGCGGCCGTGGTCCTCACCTCGTCGAACATCGATGTGAAGGGCAGCGCATCCTTCAGCGTGTACGCCGCGTCGAAGGCCGCGATCCGCAGCTTCGCCCGCAGCTGGGCCGCCGAGCTGGTCGACCGCGGCATCCGCGTGAACGCCGTCGCCCCCGGGCCCATCGCCACCCCCGGCCTGAGCGGCCTCGCCGCCGAGCCGGAGCAGGCCGAGGCGCTCCTCGGAGGCCTCGCATCGGGCGTGCCCATGCGTCGACTCGGGACGCCTGAGGAGATCGCCGACGCGGTCCTCTACCTCGCGTCCCCGCGCAGCTCCTACGTCACAGGCGCCGAGCTGTACGTGGACGGCGGGGCCAGCCAGATCTGA
- a CDS encoding maltokinase N-terminal cap-like domain-containing protein: MSVPATAFRSDALSGAFTDWMRTRRWFRATASNPALTRVGVWVLPDPKHQVAIEVHLVHDATTDVLYQVPLTARTAPLLGGEDALVEQLPDGVSVYDGPHDPAFARALLTMILTGGRAGDVEPAEGGSPAPSDGRTSAVGRHGHVDTAVRVVGSHVLRGEQSNTSIIIETVHPNGKPATPVICKVFRALSPGDNPDVVIQSALSDAGSRFVPRTIGHVEGAWADPATASRVEGSLAFAQEFIPDVEDAWRVALRAAEHGESFRDAASALGEATAAIHVELARLFDTRRASASDVEAVLTSMRTRAAQAFADAPALAGERDAVAAVQRAAEDAAWPELQRIHGDYHLGQVLAVPGRGWVVLDFEGEPLRPIAERSEPDLALRDVAGMLRSFDYVAGSISSAEQATAEQSEAARAWADEARAAFLEGYAARSGLDLRTQQVLLDALELDKALYEVSYEAQNRPTWLPIPATAVRTLAHRAR, encoded by the coding sequence ATGAGCGTCCCGGCGACCGCCTTCCGATCCGACGCGCTCTCCGGCGCGTTCACCGACTGGATGCGGACCCGCAGATGGTTCCGGGCCACCGCATCCAACCCTGCCCTGACCCGCGTCGGCGTCTGGGTGCTCCCCGACCCGAAGCACCAGGTGGCCATCGAGGTGCATCTGGTCCACGACGCGACGACCGACGTGCTCTACCAGGTGCCGCTCACGGCGCGGACGGCGCCTCTCCTGGGCGGCGAGGACGCCCTCGTGGAGCAGCTGCCCGACGGGGTCTCGGTCTACGACGGGCCCCACGATCCGGCGTTCGCGCGCGCTCTCCTCACGATGATCCTCACCGGGGGTCGTGCCGGCGACGTCGAGCCCGCCGAGGGCGGGTCTCCCGCCCCGTCCGACGGCCGGACCTCCGCGGTCGGACGCCACGGGCACGTCGACACCGCCGTGCGGGTGGTCGGCTCGCACGTCCTGCGCGGAGAGCAGTCGAACACGTCGATCATCATCGAGACGGTGCACCCCAACGGGAAGCCCGCGACGCCGGTCATCTGCAAGGTCTTCCGCGCCCTCTCGCCCGGCGACAACCCCGACGTCGTCATCCAGTCGGCGCTGTCGGATGCGGGCTCCCGCTTCGTGCCGCGGACGATCGGCCATGTCGAGGGTGCGTGGGCCGATCCGGCGACCGCCTCCCGCGTCGAGGGCAGCCTCGCCTTCGCGCAGGAGTTCATCCCCGACGTCGAGGACGCCTGGCGCGTGGCGCTGCGCGCCGCCGAGCACGGCGAGTCGTTCCGCGACGCCGCCTCGGCGCTGGGCGAGGCGACGGCCGCGATCCACGTCGAGCTGGCGCGCCTGTTCGACACCCGGCGAGCGTCCGCCTCGGACGTCGAGGCGGTGCTCACGAGCATGCGCACCCGCGCGGCGCAGGCGTTCGCGGACGCGCCCGCCCTCGCCGGGGAGCGGGATGCCGTCGCGGCGGTGCAGCGCGCCGCCGAGGACGCCGCGTGGCCCGAGCTGCAGCGCATCCACGGCGACTACCACCTCGGTCAGGTGCTCGCCGTGCCGGGCCGCGGCTGGGTGGTGCTCGACTTCGAGGGGGAGCCGCTGCGCCCGATCGCGGAGCGCAGCGAGCCCGACCTCGCCCTGCGCGACGTCGCGGGGATGCTGCGCTCCTTCGATTACGTCGCCGGCTCGATCTCGAGCGCCGAGCAGGCCACGGCCGAGCAGTCCGAGGCGGCGCGTGCCTGGGCGGACGAGGCGCGCGCGGCCTTCCTCGAGGGGTACGCCGCGCGCTCCGGTCTGGACCTGCGCACGCAACAGGTGCTGCTCGACGCGCTCGAGCTCGACAAGGCCCTCTACGAGGTCAGCTACGAGGCGCAGAACCGCCCGACGTGGCTCCCGATCCCCGCCACCGCCGTGCGCACGCTCGCCCACCGCGCCCGCTGA
- a CDS encoding TetR/AcrR family transcriptional regulator, whose translation MATRGRPREFDVEEALDRAIEVFWRQGYGGTSLTDLTEAMGVSRPSLYAAFGNKEETFKRAVDRYAEIDMAYVTEALAEPTALEVARRFLFDNVEAVTTPGRPPGCLSIQGGLAAGPEDAEIVRFLADRRSGGEARLAERFARARAVGDLASDEDPADLAKYLNTVSAGLAVQAAAGAPRDALHRVAERALRAFPGTPTP comes from the coding sequence ATGGCCACGCGAGGACGGCCCCGCGAGTTCGACGTCGAGGAGGCGCTCGATCGCGCGATCGAGGTCTTCTGGCGCCAGGGATACGGCGGGACCAGCCTGACCGACCTCACCGAGGCGATGGGCGTCAGCCGGCCGAGCCTCTACGCCGCGTTCGGCAACAAGGAGGAGACCTTCAAGCGGGCGGTCGACCGCTACGCGGAGATCGACATGGCTTACGTCACCGAGGCCCTGGCCGAGCCGACCGCCCTCGAGGTGGCGCGGCGCTTCCTGTTCGACAACGTCGAGGCGGTCACGACCCCGGGTCGTCCGCCCGGGTGCCTGTCGATCCAGGGCGGGCTCGCGGCGGGGCCGGAGGATGCCGAGATCGTGCGGTTCCTCGCCGACCGACGGTCCGGCGGAGAGGCGAGGCTGGCCGAGCGCTTCGCTCGCGCGCGGGCGGTGGGCGACCTCGCCTCGGACGAGGACCCCGCCGACCTCGCGAAGTACCTCAACACGGTCTCGGCGGGCCTGGCCGTGCAGGCGGCGGCCGGCGCGCCCAGGGACGCGCTCCACCGAGTCGCCGAGCGGGCCCTCCGAGCCTTTCCCGGCACGCCGACCCCCTAG